AGTGATTAAACAGCTAAAGCTCAAGGTATAAAACATACACATAATGGATATTTAAAAGACTATGTAACGCTAGTCAATATCGTATGGTACAATATATCAAAACAAACCTCTATGATTTATATGAATCACGGAGGTTTGTTTGTGTTAAACCGTGTTAATTATGATTAATATGTGTACGTATTAGAAAGGGGGATAAAAATGAGTGTATTTTTTTATGGCTGTATAACTATGGATGGCTATCTTGCTGATAAAAACCATAACTTGGACTGGCTTTATCAAACTGGCGACATAGAAGAGACTGATTATGAAAGTTTCTATAAAAGTATGGATATTACGATCATGGGTAAAAGGACATTTAATGAAATTGAAAAAATAGAGAATATAGGTAGTTTTTATCCGACTACTAAGAATTATGTGTTTACACATGATGAACGCTTATCAGTTAAAGGATTTATTCCAATTCATTGTGATATTGTAGAATTTGTTAAACAAATAGAAAAGGATAAAAACATTTGGATTGTTGGGGGGAACACAATAGTAGCTCCTTTATTAGAAAACGATATGATAGATAATATGATCATACAGATTGCTCCCGTGTTATTAGGTAGTGGTATACCATTGTTTTCACAGAAGGAAGCATTAAAGCGATTTTATTTGAAAGAAGTAAAAAAACACGGACAATTTGCAGAATTAATTTATGCTCAATTACAAAAGTTCTAAGGTTATGGGATTTTCTGCTCGATATCTGGCAGTGCCATTTAACTTTAAAAATCCTAATTTTTCTTTATTTGCGTCCACCACTGGTGCTGATTGTTGAGAGCCAAGGGAGGCCATGTGCTTGACATCTAGCCTACGCGGTCATGATTTTCTTGCCGAAGCATGCTGTTACAACATCCGGCATCGCTAGGCAAGCTTTTCCTGCCGGCCCTCCATGTAAAGCGGTGCACAAACAGTATCTCTTAAGGAATACCATAAATGTAGAAAAATTTAGCCAGATCACCAAACAATAAAAATTTCACTTTAACGAATGAATGCCATTTCTTTATTTGCAAGGGCATCCTTTAACCATCGTGGATGCATTTTTAATAAGTCTTGAGGTAGATTTTGTAGTCCAAAAAACTTAATTTCAAGTGATTCATCTGAATTGCATCTAAGTTCTCCACCTGTAATTTCAGCAAGGAAACAAGTTGTTATAAAATGAACTACTGAACCATTTGGATAGGCGAATACTTGTGAATCGGGGTCAGAGTAGACTCCAATCAGCTTTTTAATTTTTATGTCTAAATTGGTTTCCTCTTTCACTTCCCTGACAGCTGCTTCTGAAACGGTTTCCCCTATTTCTATATGTCCTGAAGGAATCCCCCATAACCCTACATCTGCTCTTTTCTGTAATAAAACTTGGTTTTCCTCATTCAAAATAATTACAGCAATACCAGCTTTTAAAGCATCGATCCTCTTCATACAATAAAACCAAACCTTCCTTTTCCAACAATCTGACCCGATTGCTACTTAAAAATAATGATCTCCCATTAATGATAAACAAAGAAGACCGTACTATCAAGAAATGGTCTGTACTTTATAATTATTAATTTGAGCATATGGTCAACTAACGACTTTTTTATTTCTACTGATTGGTTTTCTCTTGAATCATCACCTTCATGGTTTCCCGTTTTTTGTACTTAAATTTAGCGGGAAGTTCATCTTTGTCTTTCCATAATGAAGTTCCCTATTAACTGAAATTTCATAGTTATCCATAAAATTGATATGTGATATATTGGTTTTATGAAAAAGAACATTATAAATCCAATTAAACGTTTATCACAAGTGGAAGAACATAATCAAATTATTTCAGTTT
The window above is part of the Oikeobacillus pervagus genome. Proteins encoded here:
- a CDS encoding dihydrofolate reductase family protein, coding for MSVFFYGCITMDGYLADKNHNLDWLYQTGDIEETDYESFYKSMDITIMGKRTFNEIEKIENIGSFYPTTKNYVFTHDERLSVKGFIPIHCDIVEFVKQIEKDKNIWIVGGNTIVAPLLENDMIDNMIIQIAPVLLGSGIPLFSQKEALKRFYLKEVKKHGQFAELIYAQLQKF
- a CDS encoding NUDIX domain-containing protein, translated to MKRIDALKAGIAVIILNEENQVLLQKRADVGLWGIPSGHIEIGETVSEAAVREVKEETNLDIKIKKLIGVYSDPDSQVFAYPNGSVVHFITTCFLAEITGGELRCNSDESLEIKFFGLQNLPQDLLKMHPRWLKDALANKEMAFIR